AATTATTAAAAGAGAACATATCAAATCGAGACAACTTTTGCTGAACGATAGCAAGTAACTAATGAAAAACAACATCCATGTCATAAACTTGCGATCAAATCACGGGATTTGTTTTACACCGAAATGTTTCCCAATATCTCCAGGATCGGCAAAATTTGAAGAAACACAATCACACACCAAAattccaaacctcaaaacaccaaaataattattgtaaCAAAGGAATTGAGCTCACAAACCCTAATTCGGAGCAACAACAAAGTGGTCGTCCAAATTTAGCGAACAAGCAGAGAAAACACACATGGCATACATAAAGAGCGAAAGAAACGAAGAAATTAACGAGttcaaacccaaaaaaaaaaaaaacgcctCACGAAATCAAAGTAAATCCCCGCAAATCCTTCAAAATCAAAATCCCTTTTTTCTGAAATCCCAGCAAACCCTTTAAAAAGCGAAACGAAAGGCGAAAAAGGTCAGTCAGAGGAGGGACCTGTAAAAGTGAGGCTGGAGAGGGGAGTGGAAAGGATTCTCTTCTCTCAGTCCCCCAATGTGCAGCCCCCAGTACTTGTTCGGGCAAGCATGGTCGGTCGGTGGGCAATTCTTATACCATCAATCTTCAActttttcgaattttttggaaatttattcaatttgatttggaaaaaaaatttcataaaaacttataattttatatgactgaattatgaacaatattattttatagattaataatattattttttattttatatacgGAACAAATTACTCGTTCATTTATATAGATCCATGAAATCGTCTTGACCAACTCGAAAAAATAGCTTATAACTCGATTATGTGCAGATTTCTTATGAGACAAACTTCACATAACTATATATTATATTGGTAAGATGGATTCGGTCCATACATAGAACGAAagataatactttttcattgatccgataagatatctatctcacaaaattaacaagtgaaacagtataataaaagTCTTCATAATCGATTAATTGAAGTCATTTTATAACAAAAAAAGAATCATCTTTTacgtatatattatatttatagtCATATAGAATAGAAGAATGAAAAATAGGAAGACAAGGAGTGGAAGAAACGCATAAAGGGAAGAATCCACTATATATCTCCTAAGATGAGATTCGTTTAATCAAATTCTTGATGCTCTCCGAGTGAaaatagatagatagatagatcaAGGAAATGCATAATTATCTTATTAAAAGATATTATggaataataattaaaaagaaaGATGATATTTACAACAAAGAAGAAGTATAAATATGACTAAATAATGATTCATGTTTCGGAAGTGATCAAAACTGTTTGAAATTGAGTTCATTTCCACGACAAATGGTATGTACTTCTCGACGACTATGCACCAATCTTTAGTTAAAGtttaattagtaattttttttattttctctataaaaaaataaattttattttcaatgttGGGTGTTATTTTTTAAGGTTATATTTACAGTCAAATAAAAGGTTTATTTCAAATCCAATGAAATCCTTTTTCTTTGTGATTTACCATTCATCAAGAATTTCGTGTTATTAGCATACGAATCGTAGTTAATAAGATCTAATCTAGTTAGACGAAttaatcctatcgatattcacaataaaaagtaaaactCTTAgcatgaaaagtaatatttttttatagatgacccaaataagagatctgtctcacaaaatacgatccgtgagaccgtctcacacaagtttttgtcttccatcaaaatatatttttctcgtGTTAAAAAAACtgtatattttctatttttcaaccatcatagataatatttaaaaaaaaactattttactTCGTGATATGGCACAAAAATCAAGTCACTTTTTAAAACAAGTTGATTACGGTaacaattatattttcaaataagTATACATACTTTTTATTTCTACAGAATATTCTCCCGAAATTAATCACCCGAAATATTTATCGGGAACCaagaaaatgaataaataaataatacctTGACTTTTTTacatttataatattataaaattataactctaatattataattataaaattatcatatttatgCAAAGTATACCTTATATTTCATCAttaaaaaatgactaaaaaaaACTAGAGATGGGAGTCTTGGACCTTGGAAATAGCATATTGGTATGCATAAGCAATATCGAAAACTTGAAGATCCTTCTCACCTTATTCGTCAAATATCACCAAGATTAATATTTTGCAGCGAGTTTCACGAACGACAAACCGTGTGCATAATTCTTTACAAATGAATTAAACTGGATCATAGTGGGCAGCAATTATGTCCGATAAATGAGAAGGATAAATCTTGCCTTTTACAtccaaaattgaaaattttctgGTCATATTCAGTTCAAGCAGCAGTTTTCGGCTTGGATTCCTCAGAATTAGCATCTCTGAAACTAAAGACACCAAGAAGTCCACGTCCCTTGGCAAGCTGTTCGATCTCTTCTATTTTTTGCTTGAGAAGCTCCACCTCTTTCGCTAACTCATCATCACGTTGCCTCATTCCCTGGAATTCATTGCGAAGCGAAATTACCGATGATTTTCTTAGTCACACAACACCCAAATAAGTAAAAGGAAAATAATAAAACTACAGTGTAGATAAGTGAGAGGACGGAAATTTCCTCCATCTTCCATCATCAAAGCTGCACAGTGTGGTTCTCAACTAATTCTCATGTGGTAACTAACTAGCAGCAAAGTTATGTTATCAATAGTAAGATACTTGATAATTGATGAAGGGAATGTGACACATTGCGTAGTTTTCCTTTAATTAATCGCAGCAATAAATCATGTCTGCCACAAGGACTTTAGATAAAGCTTAAAAACTAGCTTGTATGGACTAAGTGAATATTGATGAACAGAACTCTTTCCAGAAGCATTCCTCCCATAAATGGTCACTACTTCAGTGTTGTTTTACAACACATACATAAATTTCATGTCACTAATTTTCTATGTCCATATGTCCCGATTTTGTGGTACTCAAGAAAAACTTATAAACACCGGTTCCATGGACAGAAGGGGGAGGGGTGGGATTTGGGAAATTCCATGACATGTTACCTGCATTTCTTGTTTGCGAAGTTCCTCCTTCTTGGCTTCTGATCGAGAATTTCTTTGTACCTCAAAGTACAGAGCAGCTACAGCAACCTAATCATATAATTTGCGATTCAGATCATATATAGATGCACTATTTAGTCATTTGAAATCAAAGTCCTAATAGTTCAGAAAAATGTCACTTTGTTCCTAGCTAGTCACAAATACTGAATCCGAAAATGGCCCAAACTATACCACGAAAAATTGCAGAAACTATCAAACTACCAGATAGGAAATCCATATACGGGGAAAAAGATAAGGTTTGCTCCAGGAGATAAATCATCAACACTACAATGGCTTTGGGGTGTTATATATGCTCATCAATCAGCAAAGAATGTTTTTTAGAGTATTTTAACATATCAAAGTCAGGTATATACACAGAAGGAAGCAGAGGAAGTATATTACCAAACACACCATCATTGTTACAGTGTTCTTTTATTCTCACAAACACTGTTTAACATTCCACCTGTGCAACTAAAATTCAACTTTCTCCAACACAGGTAACCCGACCAAGAATCATCTAGTGAAGAGCATCAGTAGAATATAAGTTAAAACAAATTTCTATTACGGCCCTGCATCCACCGCTTTCCCCAGGCAGGTTATATCAAGTTATCATCAACTACATATCTTGTTTTGAaatgaaattcaccacaaaaatgTCTAGTGAAAAtgcatgtcccaaaaatatgCACAGCATCTGAACAGGTTATGTTAAGCTGTCATCTACTACTTATCTTGTTGTAAAATGAAATTCGCGTACAAAAATTTACAGTGAAAAATCACGTAGATATCTCAAAAACTTGTGCAACTAAAAAGGAGACCGGATAGAAATACAACACCGAGAAGACAAAAATTTCCCCCAGGAGATCAACTGCAGCTTGCACAGCTTTTTCTTCATTCAAAGGTCGAATTTCAACATCAGTAGCATGACCATATATACGCCGTTGCATGGTTGTGGTCATACGGTGATTGGCCTGGTTTCCATCATCAAAGTAAAGAGTAAATTTTAGATAAAAGGGATCAAATAGGATTTTTCAACTAGCACATTCTTGGACATATCCATCCATTATCACGGTCACAAATAAAAAGCAATCCACAGAAAACAATGTGGATGGATTCAGTAAGTTTTCCACAATTTACTTTTCTTAGATACATCAATGCGTAAAAGGCTTGAGTCTTCTATGAGTGAGGAGAGATAGGCAAAAGAATGAGAGGGAAAGGGCAAAGCAATACCAAAAGCCCTGGAATGTATTGGATGAAATATTAGAAGTCCAATACAATAGGAAATATTTGGATGATCACTAATACCTATACAAACCACTGTCCTTCACTACTGAGCTTGGCCATGGGAACTCAATGTATCCTTGATAAGAACAAATACAGGTACGATAAGAGTATACATTAGGAGATAAAACATGGatttaaatgataatgaagagaAGAACAACAATGATGAATAAACAATAAACCAAGTCCAACCCGATTCCCGGTGATTGCAAATTTAACCTTCTTGACATGTGTCTGGCTAAATTAAGGTGTAATCGAATCTATTAGgtaattaaaatttattcaaaataGGCCACCGTGGGTGGGTTCATAACAATACTTGGCATCCCCGAGACTGAGAACAGAAAGTCTTCCCGGAACAATAGATTGGCATTAAACTAAGAAATCCCAAAACAAAATGCACAAAAAAAAAGATCAAACAACCAGACCCTTTTCAAGTATACTCGTAAATAGATACATGATCATCCGAGGAATTAAATCAAATACCTGAGCGATGCTAACGATAAAATTGCGGAACTTAGGATGGATACCAGCCTCTTTCTTGACTCTAGCCGCAATGGGTTTGCTCAGAGTCTTCAGCGCAAGCGTGCCAAGCTTCAATAGAGGTAGCACCATCACTGATCAATAGTTCTCTCCCCCCTAAACGATCGATCTTTGAATCAACCTACAGAGAACCAGGCTGCTGAGTCTTGAGGCTATATGTGGAATGCGCATAATGACGAGGAACAGAGAATGAGAGAATACAAGGGTTTAAGGGAGTGGAGATTCACGTAAAAGAAGGCGAACGCGTGCATTTGCTCTTCGGGTACCAGGGTTGGTGCACCGTGCTCGACGTGGCGTTAGCTCAATCGGGAGGGAATTAGAAAACGCGTTTACTTGTTTTGATGTGTCTCGCGTTTACAACAAAAGACGATTTTAGCGCATATTTTTAactattattatcattataatataatattattttcaaaatctttttaACACCACCGAAATatattaatgaaaatattacAAAAACTTTTGTAATACAGTTTAATAacttaattttgtgagacatatcttctatttgggtcatctttgaaaaaatattatttttatgttaaaaatattactttttattgtaaatatgagtaggttatgttaaaagtattattttttattgtaaatatgaatagagttgatcgtcttacaaaTAAAGATTCAGACCTAAGCTAAAAATATATGCCTTAGGCAAATGgattaatgtaaaaaaaaaataaataattaaaataaaataatcatatagattatatatagatataattattttaagacaCTAAACTCATAAAGActcaattttttaattatcataatgTGGGAGCCAATCAGGAAGGTGCATAACCCCACATCACATTTCTTACAGATATTTGCATGTTGACCCCTCTAAGAAATATCAAAGGCAATATAGAACACTgacttataaaaaaattcatttaaaaCAATACTATAAATGTGTATAATTCTATTCACAAAGGGAGTTGATATTTACAAATCTATTTTATGCTATTTACATTTCATTGGATGTGtaaaatatatgaaatatattCACAAATGGAAAGCAAATAGCAAGAAATAGAATGTAAATACCAACTCGTCTTCACAAAAGATAACACAAATACTAATATTACGGTAGGATCTCGAATAGAGGTGTTCAtcggtcggttcggttatgttttcggttttttatttcggttttcggttttagaaatatataatttgatatcCGAACTATTTTCCTTCGATTCGGTTCGGTGTTCGGTTATTTCGGTCGATTAATTcggttttaatataatatttaaattaataatataaatatattgtaaaatataatatgttaactttttacatgttttcttagtgaaatatttaaatataatgtctaaattaattaaacaaacaaaatattgtctaaattaattaaacaaacaacaatcacctaaaaattgttcaaaatagTTCTTTGTTCActaaatatcatatcaaaatatataatatcaataaaaatataaaaaaatttattaatttattgaaatttcggttttttcggttttgaCATATATAATCCGAAACCGAATCAAATAAACTTCGGTTTTAACATTTATATTCGAATTATTAAATTCGGCTTTCGGTTCGGTTCCattttcggttttttcggtttggATTTTCGATTTTTTCGATTTTATCCGAAGTTTGAACACCCCTAATCTCGAATGAAAGAAAAATGTACTATCACTGTCTTGTTAGGCCAAAATTTTGCTTTCCATAATTATATTTCTAGTCGAAATCTCATATTCTTGTATCTTGAATTTAgaataaacattaaaaaaatagtGGTTAAGTCTTTGAGAACTTATTAATGAATAAATTTGGATGATATATTTATAGCAaatcaaacaataatatgacatGTATCAATGGTAAAGTATCGTCACGAAATATCTTATCAAATGCAATGTAGTATTTGTTCAGGATTCTGAAATGGATATCGTGAACTAAAGAGATGGATCTCATCAGTATCCAGTATAACACTTTTCCTCATTGTAATAATAGCGTTTAGATCCAAAGGGTTCAATGCAAAACCATTTTTCCCGAAAATACAAAATATGCTAGTGTTTCAAAATGATTTTAGAAGAGAGTTATGGATTTCTGCATTTTAAAAGGTCCGTGCATGATTCTTAGAACAtgacattttaaaaaattataaacctcttgtttttataatttagtttatatattatatataatcataACCATTTGCAAGTCTTAAGCTAAACTTCTAACAATGATGAagttttcttcatttcttcagTTTATAAATATTCGAgcaataaatcttaaatttttaaTAGGTCATTTTATTCGTGAGACAGACATTGAAATAACCATCCATTAGTTCTCTTCTGTTAGGTATAACTAGAAGTGGTCGGTACGGTTATATCGTAATAACCGTATCATATCGAAATTTTGGATACcatataccgtaccgaaaatatcgATAAAAATTATACCATTACCGTACCGACTTTTCGATGTATACTGAAAAGTCGGTATGCttaaatttcggtacggtatcggTAAAATACCATCATACCAAAAGtatgtataaaaaaattcattcttTTGTATTTTCACGGCCAGTGATCACCAATACTAAACGAATCCCTCAAGACATTCAAAGAGATCTGGAAAGATATACACAAAACAATTCTATCAAGACAATAAACACTAACTGCAACATGTTTCTCGAGATTCAAGACATCAATGGACGCCAATAAACTTCAACCGCAAACATGTACGACTTCTTCATCCGCTATTTTTGCAACAATTTCTGATGTCATTTGATTTATGAAGTGTAAGAACTCGTGTTGTTCGACAGATACTAGTAAATAATAAAGATATCAGTATGGGATGTAAAATAGTGATTtcgtgttttatcagaatcaaatgttgtgccagatgttacaacatctcggataacatgcagcggaatattatattttgtaacacaaattggcTTTAAATAAATGGATGGacaagattaaatttgcacaagtataaatacttgtgcgatgtcttatggcaaaaattaatcactagaaaaccaaatcgtttacacaaaaacttatcactagtgattatgacaaaaatcaatttcctcaacaagttgagaaacaaatgctttctaaaaacaaataaccagaataaaactaaaacaagaaaacaaaaatgtGTTGCTAAAAAGTAGATCCACAAGAAGCAATCTTCGGCCAACTTCTTCACAGATGTTGTCCGCAGATGTTCACAACATTCACAGGAACACTCTATCACACTCTTCACAGCACGTCTCTTGAATAAAGTTTTCTCTGAATTCCTGAACGTGCACACGTGAGTGAATATTGACCGAGAGAGAGGAAAACAGCTCAATGATGTCTTGGTCTCTCATTTATAGATGTGGAATTTCATTCCATAAAGAAACCTATTTCACAAGGAAAGAtaagagttttattaggaataaactctttttaaaccCTACTACCATATCTCATCAATTCATTATCAAAAATAACGTATCTCCgaatatatttgaatgaatatCTCATTATCTAAGAAAGGAAAAATcgtattaaatatgaaactcAATTAAATCAACAAGGAAACATAATATTAgagaaataatttaaatcaataagatatatcaattaaaattaggaataaatatttcccttcaatctccccctttttgcctttcttgGACAAAATGAGATCAAACACATTTATCCTTTTTTAGTTTGAATCAACTCCCCCTGGGTTAAAGCATTCCTCTCAGTTTTAGTTTAAATCAGCTCCCCCTGATTTAAAGCATTCCTCTTCCCCTGAACACACTAAAGATATAAAAAGTGTTGTTAGAAATGTTGGCAACACCTAAGACAACATCAGCACCATTTCATTAGGCAAAACCAACACAAAGACAGAACTATTAGTAAAACAAAAAGAACAACCACACAATTAAAAATAGCTAAACACTTAAAAATCCTAGAAACAGAACAAAACAAATTCAATCATCCTAAtcctcttcttcatcatcactgtcATCCTCTTCACTGTCATAATCCATGGACCCAGATGGGCCAGCGGTTTGatcatctccccctttttgtccggGAAAGGTACCTACCTCCAAGATAAGCCTGAGGTCAGCAGCCAGATTCTCATAGTATGCCAAGTCTGCCTTAGCCTGGGTGATCTTTTTATGAGCATGATCAAGGTGAGCCTGAACTCCAGCAACATCAATCTTGACATAACCATCTGTTGGTCGATGTGGGGTTGAACTTGTAGAAGGCTCAGAAGTTGGAGGTGCTGTGGTAGAGTTGATCTAAGGAATGTCAATCTTTCTATTCCCCTTAAAGAGAGCAGGGGCAATCTTCAGTAACTCACCGGCATATGAGGAGGGTTCGGTGAGGTCTTTAATAAACCCTTGTGACTCCAAAATGCCATAAATGAGAGAGGGAAATGGGAGCTTGGATGACTTCATGCCAGCCATGTGCATATTGCATGATAGTATAAAATACCAGACGCCCAAAGTTCAAGCTGGAGGTTCCAATGGCAAAAAGAGTAAGTGCATGAGACTTAGTGACCACCGTGGTGTTGGTGGTTGGAGTCCAGTTGTGAATGGCGATCTTGTGAAGTACGGAGTAGAGAGATGTAAGAGTGGCAGCCGAGACCTTTTCAGGATGAGCAGGTAACTGGCGAATCAGTCCACCGGTCAGGGTGGAAATCACATCATTAAGGTCCGGTGGAGGACCTACAGCAATAAACGGTGTGCCATAATACTCATTGATGATCTGCAGCTCAATGTTGTACACCCTGTTCCGTACAAAGACTCGTCCAAATTTAGGTGATCGTGGATATCTGACACTGGATGAAAGGTTCGCGTAGAATTCAAGAACCACCTTACGACAATAGGGATGCGCAGAAGGGACAGTAGATAACAATCCACGGGATTGGAGGAATCGATTAGATTTTTGCGAGAGAAGACCTCTATATCAGCATTTCGTTCCTCAATAAGGGCCCGGTTTGCGTAAAGAGACCAGTTTGAAAACGCCTCCTCGGTATAAAACATGTTGTTGAAACTGCTGGACAAATCGTAATCATTGAGGTCGATGTTGTCCGAGGAGGTCTCGTCATCTGAGACAACACCCGTAGGAGCAGGAGCATCTACCGGTACGATATTAGCAGAGGCACTGGAGTCTTCAGAAACATTTGGGCCAGATGATCGAGCAGCTTGTTGGCTTTTGAGTTTGGCCATAAATTGGGCCAACGTAATTTCCTCATCACGAGGTGGTGAGGACATTGGTGGAGGAGGAGGCCGTGCGTCCATAGCAGAAGTAGTGGAGTCACCGGAGGAATCACTGCTGGCTGAGGATGGAGGAACCCTCTTCGTACGGGCCACAAGTTCAAAATCTTCATCAGCATAGTCATCACCTGAGGTGTGCTCAGGGTCAACAAGTGAAGGTTGGCTCGTCCCCTCACCCTTTCGACGAAATCGTTTGGAGATGGTCAAATCAGGGTTATACCCTGCCTGTCTTTTGGAGCGACGCACTTGCTGGCGCGGAGGATCGAACACCTGGATTATCGGTAGATTATCAACATCAAAAGCATTCCCAGGTTCACCGGGAGCAATAACTTCCAGAGGCTCGGGCATAAGAGCACCAGGAATGATCTGCAGGTTCTGGACAGAAGGTGTTGCAGCAGGTGTTACAGGGAGGTGAGGAAACATCCTCTGTATGGCCCATTTTGCTTCGGATATCGTGTGGATCAAAGCCCTTTCCTGCCATTTTCACGAGATAAGTTTCAAGCAAAGAGAAGAATCGACAATTTTGGGGAAAAAGTTTTGCAGAGAGAAATTGTGCGAAGATGGTACGGAAATTTGAGAGATAATTAAGCAGATAATGATGGATTATGTGGTGTAAATATATGAGATAAGTATGAATGATCAGTGCAACGGTAACAAAATCAAACAATCAAATGAACCCAAACGGTAAAAATGATTCACTGCACAAAATTTCTCCAACGGTAAGAAAATAACGGCATTGTTTAGGAGCTTAACATCTTTAAAAATTACTGAGGCAATTTGAAAAAAAACTGTTCAAAATATCCAGAAATAACTCCACATCGACCTCTAGCCCCACTGGACATCAATGCTCACATAAATTAGAGATTGTCGCAAAGTCTGGATTTTCACCGGATTTTACTTTGTTAAAATACTCATGtccatttggcacaacaatattcacgatgatatgtttatgcatgacctatttatgcCTATAACAGAATGTAGCAAAATTAAGAACATGAAACAAGTATGAGATATGTCTACAGATGAGGTGTTGTCACAAATGTTGGCAGCATC
The sequence above is a segment of the Primulina tabacum isolate GXHZ01 chromosome 6, ASM2559414v2, whole genome shotgun sequence genome. Coding sequences within it:
- the LOC142548940 gene encoding uncharacterized protein LOC142548940, with product MVLPLLKLGTLALKTLSKPIAARVKKEAGIHPKFRNFIVSIAQANHRMTTTMQRRIYGHATDVEIRPLNEEKAVQAAVDLLGEIFVFSVAVAALYFEVQRNSRSEAKKEELRKQEMQGMRQRDDELAKEVELLKQKIEEIEQLAKGRGLLGVFSFRDANSEESKPKTAA